A genomic stretch from Pochonia chlamydosporia 170 chromosome 4, whole genome shotgun sequence includes:
- a CDS encoding amino acid permease (similar to Neosartorya fischeri NRRL 181 XP_001263641.1) has product MKEEYEHEDDAQLAAMGHRPELKRNFSTLSMLGLAFAVLNSWTALSASLSVSLTSGGSTSIIWGLVTAGICNLCIAASLAEFLSAYPTAGGQYHWVAVSWPKWVPILSWITGWINVAGWIALVATNALLSSQLIVGIISALHPAYDPQRWHQFLIYIGLTLLSFIINASMNSLLPIIYHGAFMWSIGGFVVVSITVLACASPDFNSAYFVFCDFINQTGWPDGVAWLLGLLQGGLGVTAFDAVAHMIEEIPHAAAQGPKIMVVCVGIGTFTGAIFLIVLLFVSGNIDDVISSKAGPLLQILIHATKSNAGAICLLMLPLVCLVFATLSVMTTSSRMIFAFARDGGLPASKFFARVHTRLGLPLNALILTSVIVILFGLIFLGSTSAFNAIISASVVALDLSYAMPIAVNFLQGRNALPDRKWKLPNWFGWTADCISLAYISLTTVLFLFPPVLPVTGSNMNYCIVAFAIIISISVFQWIVDGRKNFTGPRVNLIAETVEQPPTQS; this is encoded by the exons ATGAAGGAAGAGTATGAACACGAAGATGACGCCCAGCTGGCGGCTATGGGCCATAGGCCCGAACTGAAGCGAAACTTTTCGACATT GTCTATGTTGGGGTTGGCGTTTGCCGTCTTAAAT TCATGGACAGCTTTATCGGCAAGTCTTTCTGTCAGTTTGACTTCTGGAGGAAGTACAAGTATTATTTGGG GCTTGGTCACAGCAGGAATATGCAACTTGTGCATTGCTGCCTCTTTAGCTGAGTTTTTGTCCGCCTATCCGAC GGCGGGTGGTCAATACCATTGGGTGGCAG TATCGTGGCCAAAATGGGTTCCTATCCTGTCCTGGATCACAGGCTGGATCAACGTTGCAGGATGG ATTGCTCTTGTCGCAACAAACGCTCTACTTTCTAGCCAGCTAATCGTTGGAATCATCTCCGCCCTCCATCCA GCATACGACCCGCAACGATGGCACCAATTCCTGATCTATATTGGATTGACCTTGCTGTCTTTCATAATCAATGCTTCCATGAACTCACTTCTCCCTATTATTTACCACGGAGCGTTCATGTGGTCTATTGGCGGGTTTGTCGTAGTATCTATTACCGTCTTGGCTTGTGCATCGCCCGACTTTAATTCAGCTTACTTTGTATTCTGCGATTTCATCAACCAAACAGGCT GGCCCGATGGCGTTGCTTGGCTGCTTGGC CTTCTCCAAGGCGGGCTGGGCGTTACTGCCTTT GATGCTGTCGCACACATGATTGAAG AAATTCCTCACGCCGCTGCTCAAGGACCGAAGATCATGGTAGTATGTGTCGGAATCGGAACATTCACCGGCGCAATCTTCCTCATTGTCTTGCTATTCGTCTCTGGAAACATTGACGACGTTATCAGCTCCAAGGCCGGGCCTCTTCTGCAGATTCTAATTCATGCGACCAAGAGCAACGCCGGTGCCATCTGTCTACTCAT GCTACCCTtggtttgccttgttttcGCTACACTCAGCGTTATGACTACGAGTAGTCGAATGATTTTCGCATTTGCAAG AGATGGCGGTTTACCTGCCTCAAAGTTCTTTGCCAGAgttcacaccagactcggACTACCTTTGAATGCTCTGATCCTTACCTCGGTAATTGTGATCCTCTTCGGTCTGATCTTCTTAGGTTCAACCAG cgccttcaacgccatcatctccgcATCAGTTGTAGCCCTCGATTTATCGTACGCGATGCCCATTGCAGTAAACTTTCTTCAAGGCCGAAATGCTCTACCAGATCGAAAATGGAAGCTGCCTAATTGGTTTGGTTGGACTGCGGACTGCATTTCACTGGCATATATTTCGTTGACCACGGTGCTGTTCCTCTTTCCTCCGGTGTTGCCTGTGACTGGCAGCAATATGA ACTATTGCATAGTTGCATTCGCCATAATCATTAGTATATCTGTTTTCCAGTGGATAGTCGATGGGCGGAAGAACTTTACAGGGCCGCGGGTGAATCTCATTGCTGAGACCGTGGAACAGCCACCGACGCAGTCCTAA